The Elusimicrobiota bacterium genome has a window encoding:
- a CDS encoding WbqC family protein encodes MVIGILQPGYIPWLGFFEQLHRSDVFVLYDDVQYDKNGWRNRNRIKTPTGPQWLTVPVSFDFSAHPAINAVRINNQTDWRRKHLLSLRQNYSQAAFFRDYVGIFEEAYARSWEKLVDLDLHLLRELAGALGLGHKRVLLSSSLGIPGERVERLINTCKHLGADTFYEGAAGRDYMHPSDFAAHGITLEFQDYAHPTYRQLHGAFIPYLSVVDLLFNCGRDSLDILIGRKPGATI; translated from the coding sequence ATGGTGATCGGCATCCTGCAGCCCGGATACATCCCCTGGCTGGGATTCTTCGAGCAGCTCCATCGCAGCGACGTGTTCGTCCTGTACGACGACGTCCAGTACGACAAGAACGGCTGGCGCAACCGCAACCGCATCAAGACTCCCACCGGACCGCAATGGCTGACCGTGCCCGTGTCCTTTGATTTCTCCGCGCACCCCGCCATCAACGCCGTGCGCATCAACAATCAGACCGATTGGCGCCGCAAGCACCTCTTGTCCCTCCGCCAGAACTATTCCCAGGCCGCGTTCTTCCGGGACTACGTCGGCATCTTCGAAGAGGCCTACGCCCGGTCCTGGGAAAAACTCGTCGACCTCGACCTGCATCTCTTGCGGGAGCTGGCCGGCGCGCTGGGTCTGGGGCATAAGCGCGTCCTGCTCTCCTCCTCGCTCGGCATCCCCGGCGAAAGAGTGGAACGCCTCATCAATACATGCAAACATCTCGGGGCGGACACCTTCTATGAAGGCGCCGCCGGACGAGACTACATGCATCCCTCCGACTTCGCCGCCCACGGCATCACGCTCGAGTTCCAGGACTACGCGCACCCGACCTATCGACAGCTCCACGGCGCCTTCATCCCGTACCTGTCGGTCGTCGACCTGCTGTTCAACTGCGGCCGAGACAGTCTGGATATACTGATCGGCCGAAAACCAGGGGCAACCATATGA
- a CDS encoding radical SAM protein, translating into MMCVLSFVYACNARCPNCPYTNSSIRKTYKDALFMDADIFRKIADECGRYGAWIRLSGGGEPMLHPQVLPLIEYAKGRGAKIGLITNGSRFTDANSRRLLRAGVDMIEFSVDASDAETYAKVRPGLDWKRLVLNVRRMARLRNRLRARTKIIASAVNQVGVDAERVAAFWRPIVDEFQKRKYLTWGINDPARSADPAPYLPPEQRVPCPFLFERLNIDSRGKVMMCGLDIAGDTDMGDARRRSIAEIWRGAAFERLRELHLSGRGRKIPLCRDCPDWKYRSWKHNYWKLVRRAAYRRGNRLGRPLSREKA; encoded by the coding sequence ATGATGTGCGTCCTTTCCTTCGTCTACGCCTGCAACGCCCGCTGTCCCAACTGTCCCTACACGAACTCCTCGATCCGCAAAACCTACAAGGACGCGCTCTTCATGGACGCGGACATCTTCCGGAAGATCGCGGACGAATGCGGGAGATACGGCGCCTGGATCCGCCTATCCGGAGGCGGCGAACCCATGCTCCACCCCCAAGTCCTCCCGCTCATCGAATATGCCAAGGGACGAGGAGCCAAGATCGGGCTCATCACCAACGGATCGCGGTTCACGGATGCGAACTCCCGCCGCCTGCTCCGGGCGGGCGTGGACATGATCGAGTTCAGCGTCGACGCGTCGGATGCGGAGACCTACGCCAAGGTCCGCCCCGGCCTCGACTGGAAGCGTCTGGTGCTCAACGTACGACGCATGGCGCGACTGAGGAACAGGCTGCGAGCCCGTACCAAGATCATCGCCAGCGCCGTCAATCAAGTCGGCGTGGACGCGGAGCGGGTCGCCGCGTTCTGGAGGCCCATCGTCGACGAGTTCCAGAAGCGAAAATATCTGACCTGGGGGATCAACGACCCCGCCCGCTCGGCCGATCCGGCTCCCTATCTTCCTCCCGAACAGCGCGTGCCCTGCCCGTTCCTCTTCGAACGGCTCAACATCGATTCCCGCGGGAAGGTGATGATGTGCGGCCTGGATATCGCGGGCGACACGGACATGGGAGATGCACGAAGGCGCTCCATCGCGGAGATCTGGCGAGGCGCCGCCTTCGAGCGCTTGCGTGAGCTTCATCTCTCTGGACGCGGACGGAAGATCCCCCTGTGCCGGGACTGCCCCGATTGGAAATACCGTTCCTGGAAGCACAACTACTGGAAGCTCGTACGAAGAGCCGCCTATCGGCGCGGGAACCGGCTTGGACGCCCGCTCTCCCGCGAGAAGGCGTGA